The Thermogemmata fonticola sequence GATGAGGGAAAGGCCCTTCCATCGTTGAATCGCCCTGCAGCATCGCCCAAGCGGAAGCTAGCCAGCCCCTCTCCACCCGCGTGCTTTTTCGAGCCTATCATGCCGGCACTTTCGCTGAAGCTACGAGGTATCTCCTGGAATAGTCTTCACCCCATCCTCGTCCTGTCATCGCCGGGCCAGTTCGCGCCACAGGGATCGCTCGATGGCATAGTCGATCCAACGGACCGAGCCGTCGGCGAAGAGGGCTTGAAAGCCGCCGGGGTGGGCACTGCCGAACTGCCGTCCCGTGCCTGAGCGGTGATCCGGTTCCGGAGGCACCGTGGTTTCACGGATGACGTCAGCATCCCAGCCATTGGCCCAGGTTGCATCATCGAACCACAAGCCGCCGCCGTAACCCGACGTGGGGACCCACTTTTCCCCGGCAAGCAGAATGTTGGACAATCCCCGTGAACAACTTTCTGGGCGGACGCTGCGAGGCAGTCCTCCCCGCCGAACGATGACTCCGCCATAAAGGGTCTGCGGTGCCGGGGCAATGTAGGGATTCATCCCGGTGCTCTGGTAAATGTCTTCGGGGGTCGCGGCGGCATAATCGCTGAGCGTGCCGTGTTGGCCCTGGACAATCCCCCACACCGTGCAGAGAGTCAGGGGGCGGCGCGAAGGACAGGAGGCCAGGCGATTGGCTGTCCAGTAGATGGATGGTCCCTCATAATCCGGCGCCAGTTGCCCAAGCCAGCCGTCCTGGACAAACCATCCCGTCCCGCCATCCGGAAACCGGCCCTCACGACTGACATACGAATGACAAGCCAAGCCGATTTGGCGGAGATTGTTGCTACAGCGAATGCGATTGGCGGCTTCACGCACCTTCTGAATTGCCGGAAGAATCAGCCCCAAGAGCAAACTGACTACAGCCGTCGCTACCAGCAATTCCGCCAAAGTATACGCCGGGCGATTCCAATGAACCATGCGTTCCAACCCCCCGTTGCCCTCTGGGGTGACGGGGAAGCCCGAGGAACAATCCGAGTCGTCAGAGATTGAGGGGGGAAGCAGCCTGTGACTCTAAAATGAGCATCGATAAGCCGACAGACTTTTTGCCTGGACCAAACGATCCCAAGCTTCGGTGAGATGTCAGCGAGAAAATTCGTGGTCCCCTCAGTCTGTCGGTGTTCACTGTAAGGAAGCCGGCCAAAAGATGTGAGGATAAGACAGGGGGTGGCGAAAGCGGCGGCGTAATGGCGTTTTTCCCAAGAGTCGGCAGGCTCCCAGGTTCAGAAGGCGAAGGTTGTGGCAATGCCGAGCCACCAAATCTTGGACGCTCGAAGCAGACACAGCAAGACCGCTCAGGCCGAGATGGAGAAGATGGGGCAGGGATCCGTAGCGGAATAATGTCCGCACCGTCTGAGGAGCTTCCGGGGCGGACCAGACTCCTCCAAGGTGCAAGTAACGTAATTGCTGTAGATCAGGATGGGAACGGATGGCTTGCCAGAGGCGGACCGAAGCCACTGGCCCCCAGAGAGACAAGCTCCGCAAGGCTGGCCAACGCGTACCGGTGAAGAATTGGACCAATAGCTGCTTGGGGAAATCTGCCGGTAACATCAGGCTCAATTCCTGCAACTGGGTGCATAGCGGCTGGGCTTGCAGGGCGCCTAGCAGGGCAGGCGCATTCCTGGAAGGTCGCAAATCCAGGAAGCGAAGGTGGGGCCAGGCACCGGATGATTCCTGGGCCTTGCCGGGAGTTGCCAGGCCGCCCATGACGCGCAAACCCCGGAGATTCGGAAAGGCTTGCGCCAAGTGGCCCAGGGGCACCTCTACCTGCTCTACGTGGGCCAGAAGATCCAACAAATCCCATTCCAGCCATTGCACGTGGGGCCAAGGGCCGCAAGCGAGCAAGGATTCGTAAGCCTGGGGAGATGGAAGTTGCAACCGCAAGCCGCGTAAGTGGCGGAGCCAGTGCGCCTGGTACAAGCGCTGCCAGAGGTGCGGTTCATCCAGACCGCTGGTCGGAAACACGAGCAAGTGAAGATGCCGTAGTCCCTGCCAGGCCGGGGCTTCCTGGAGCCATTCGACGATCTCCGCCGTCCAGTCGCTACACTCCAGGAACAAGGTCTTCCAGCGGACTGGGGGCGGGAAGTGGGTCAAAGCCTGAAGGGCAGGCCGCACCCACCGAGCTTCCTCTGTCATCAGTCTGACGATCAGGATGTCATAGTCCCCCAATTCTGGAATCTCTTGCAGCCTGTGGAGGGGACGGGCATTCCGATTCACGAGGATTTCCACAGCGCGATACAAACCTTTCTGCCGGACTTTGTTGACATGCCGTCGGGCTGCCTGGACATCCTGGCAACAAGACAGTGCACACAAGACAGGAGGTGTGGGCTGCTGGTAGCATCGTTCCCTCTGAGGCCAATGCCAGAAATCCACCTCGGTGAAGCGGCGGTGGACAGCCAGCCAGGCGGAAGGAAGCGCCAGGGATAATTCGATGCGCCGGTGGATGCCGTCCAGCAACTCTGAATCATGGCCTGCGAGTTGCCGCAAGCGACATTCCAAGCGCAGATATTCCGCCTGGGCTGCTTCTCCCCGTTCTTCTAACCAATCCGCGTAAATTAGGTAAGGCAGATCGTCGTCGGGGTTGTTCCAGAGCAACTGCTGGAAGTGATTGTGCTCATTCATACGCGTCATCGTAAGCTGCTATGCATTGCATGCCAAGCGAATGTCAGGCGGACTGATGCCGAATCACCGGCTCTCGGCACAACCCCTGCGTATTGGGCAAACTTTCTTGACCGTCCTCTGGCTAACCTGTCATTCGAGAGTGGCCAGATCACCAGCGGCTCGCGTGCTGAGAGCTGCCAGAGTCGGCAGTGAAGTCGTAGCCGAGAGGAAACGGATGGAACCATCCGCTAGAGCCACATTGACTCCGTGGGGATGGAAGCTGCCGTAGGCGGCCAAGCGTGCCCACCATTGGGGACCGAGCGTGCTCCACGGAACAGGCGGCGGAGGCGGCGGTGGTACGCCGGGAAAGGGGGAAGCCGGCGGCGACCAGATCGTCCCATGCCGATAATTGATCGGCGCTGTCGCTCCCAATAACCCGCCCGCGGCGTTGGGACCCGGCGGCGGCGCCCAAACGGCGTAAGCGGCGACGCTCTGCAGCGGAGGGTCTGGCGGCGGAGTTATGACCCCGGCAGACCACGCCCCCAAAAACGTGTCCAGATTACCATCCCCAATGATCCGCTCCCCCAGCATCAGCGTGTTGCTCGTCCCATCCTTGATGTGTTCCAACTTCACGCCCCGTTGATTCGGTACTGGTTGCGAACCAGGCCCTGTGGTGTGAAACACCCCGTCTACGGGCGAGAGTGCCGGCGGAAAGGGCCGGGTTCCGCCGTTGCCACCATAAGTCGTGAAGGCATACGCTCCGCTGCCGAGGGTTATCGTGCGATCCGCCTCTGGATGACTCGGACAGAGGTAAACCTTAATCCGCGTGGCAGACCGGCCCGTGGTTCCATTCGTCAACGGTGTCGTGAAATCCCACTGCTTGTAAAGTGGGTCCTGCTCAATGTAAGGCAGAACCTCCACGAACAGCGAACTGTAACGGCCACCTCCTTGCTCGACAGCTCCGGGTAAACGTTCGTTACTGTCGTGGTAACTATGCAGGGCTAAGGCCAATTGCTTCAAGTTGTTGGCGCAGGTCATCCGCGATGCAGCTTCACGCACCTTCTGCACAGCCGGTAGGAGCAGTCCAATAAGGATGGCGATAATCGCAATCACCACCAATAGCTCAATCAGAGTAAATCCCGGCTTGCCCCGTGGTCCCATGGTCCGTCCCTCCACCGTGGCTCTCTCCGCCGGCTGTAATCCACGATATTCACGAACTGCCGCTGTCTGTCTGTCTATCTTTCTGGAAGTACTCCTGCCCCGTCAGGAACCGCGACTCTCTCCCCGTCGCTCCACCTCCCATCATCTCCGTGCTCAGCAGTTTTGTCTATCCCTTTGGAATATCTTAATTGCTGATTGTCTTGTTATTATTACCTTACATATTGAAACCCAAATTAATCATGTGTATTACCATGACTTCATCACCAGGTAATGGATTTACCATGATTAACTTGCATATTGCACACTCACACCCCATCCGTTGATGGGGACGCTGAAGTTAGGCCAGCCGCCAGAGCGAGGACCAGGTCAGTCCCGACTTCGAGGCGGCCAGAGGATTCGGCCAGGTGTCGTGGTACGAATGCTGTAGAGAATCCCGCCGGCGGTGATGAACAAGGTACGCCGGTCGTCGCCGCCAAAGGCGCAGTTCGTCACTTCGTCGGTGGGAACGGGTAGGAATGCCAGGAGTTGCCCCTCTGCTGGATCGATGACATAGATGCCGCCCGGAACATTGGTTGCAGGTTCGGCTGGGGGATGAGGCCGATTCAAACCGGCGGCGACATAGAGGCGGCCCTGCACATCCTGTTTGATCCCGTCAGGACCACGTCCTTGACCCCAGTCGTAAAGCAGTTTCTGGCTCTTCGGCTCCACCGTGCCGTCGGGCTTAAGGCGGAAGCGCCACAGTTTGCGTGCCCCGCCAACCGTATCGTTGTTGTTGTCGGCCACGAACAGATAGCGGTCATCCGCCGACACCAGCACGCCGTTGGCACGCTCGACCTCTCGGCCCAGAACGCGATGGACGCTCCCATCCGGGTCAATGCGGTAAACTCCTTCGATGGTCCGTCCCTGCTCGTCCCGCTGTTGCATATCTGAGCGGTCGCCATAACGGGGATCGGAAAAGTAGATCCGTCCACGGGAATCAATAGTGAGATCGTTGGGCTGATTGTACTTCTTGCCGTTGAAGCGATCGGTCAGGACGGTCCGTTTGCCCTGGCGGTCGATGCGCGAGACGGAGCGGAAGGCGGGTTCACAGCAGACAAGGGTGCCATCCCGGTCGAAGAGCAGGCCATTAGTGCCCGCTTTTTCCCTCCAGAGGCGTGACTGGCCATCCGGCGTCCACTGATAGATGCCTTTGGCGCCACTGGTAAGTACGCCCCATTGCGGGTCCCAAGCCGGTCCTTCGCCAGCGGTTCCCGGTGCACTCAGGACTTGCAATCTGGCCCCTGGCTCGAAGATGGGATGATTGGTAAACTCCTGGACCGTAGCTACTCCGAGGTCCACAAACAGTTTCTCCGGGGTAGTGAAGATGATGCGCCGCTGGACCTGCTTATCGCGTTGGGCCGCTTCCACGGTGCGGCGGTAGGCGGCTTGAACTTCGGCACTCCCCAGGGGTCGGCCTTGCGGATCTGTCCCCCCTGCGATGGCCAAGGGGGTGATCCGCGCGAGGGCTGCCAGGTGAGGCACATCGCCGCACATGCGGAACAAGCCCGGTACGATCAGGCCAAGGCGGAAATTCTCGTAAGGGCGATCGGTCATCAGGGTGACAGGACTGTTGACAGCGGCGGCTCCGTACTCCACGCCATCCTGACTGACGGCAGCAGCGGCCAGAGCCAGTAGCCCCGCTGGCCCCTCTCCCACGTAGAGAATGCTGCGTTCGGCGACCTCCCCCATGTCCCGCAGGACCCGTACCAGGGAGTGGATATCCCACAGCCATTGCTGGAAGAGCGGCCGGCCCAGCCATAGGCCCCACTGGGCGGCATTATGATCGACCGCCCGGCCTACGCGATTGCGTTCTGGCGCCAAGGGTCCGGTCGCGCGCAAATCCAGGGTCACCACGCGCAAACCGGAACGCTGGGCCAGGTGGTATAGCTGGCTCTGCCGGGCAGCCTGGGCGCCATCCATATGCAGGAGCATCACAATCACCTGGGACTTTCCGGATTCCAGCCGCGCTGTCAAGGTGATGCCAGGGGCAGGTTGCCACTGGACAGTGCGGCTCCCGTCGGCATGTTTCTCGACCTGAGGATGCAGCTTTCCGCCACAGGCTCGACTTTCCTCTTCAAGCCAACGCTGCAACCACCCCCGTGCCTCGTCCCACTTACCGGCTTGTAGCCGCTGATCGGCTGCCTCCACCGCTCGCCGAGCCTCCTGGAAGGCCAGTTTCGGGACCGTCACAAATTCCTTGGGCCGGGTGTCATTCGGATAGCAGCGGAGGTCTTCCGGTTTTTCGGGTGTGGCAGGCGGTTCAGGAATCGGACTGCCATCTCCTTCTCCTTTGAGGTGCAGGCACATAAAGCCGTACATCGCTTCCCGCATCGCTTTGCTATAACCGTGTCCTTCATCGAAAATCACATGCCGCAGGCGGTCCGCCTGGCCGTAAAGCTGGTACACGGGTGCGACGCGTGCCAGGGATTTTTTCGCCTCGCCGGGGGAGAATTGGATACTATCTTTGGCAGCATTGATGACCATGAGCGGTCGCGGTGCGATCAAGGCCAGCACAGCCCATTCTTCGGTCCAGCTTAAGGCTCCTGGCACCACTTCGCACATGCAGCAGGCGGTGTGAAGGTAAGCCTGGTAGTTTCCCACGGAGCAGACCGGCACCGCACAGCGCAAGCGGGTGTCCCACGCCGCGGCATACATCGTTTGGTTTCCCCCGCCACTGGCTCCGGTGATGCCGATGCGGGATTTATCCACCTCCGGGCGAGTTTCCAGATAATCGACGGCGCGCATGTTCTCATACACCTGCAAACCGCAGAGGGTCAGGCCGGAGGGCAGAAGGGTCGCCGCCGTCATCTCGCCGTGGTATTCGCCCAGCGCCGTGCCGATGCCGCGTTCGCCAGCACCGAAGGCGTCCACACATAGCACCACAAAGCCCAACTTGGCAGCACCGATACACCGCATCTGAACCGTGGGCTCCTGCTTGGCCAGCCGCCAATGTCCGTGGACCATCAGGATCGCCGGTGCAGGTTTCTTCCGGGCGGCGTCGGGAATGTACAGGTTGGCGGTCATCCGCACGCCGGGGCGAGTTTGGAAGCTGATCTTTTCCACGGTGTAACCTTCCCGCCGGAGCGGCTCGCCGTGCTGCTGCGGTTCCAGGGGACAAGGCGGCGTCACAAAACAGGCGGCCCCACCCCACGCCTCGTAGAGCCGCCGGCGTATCTCGGCCGCTTGCTTCTCCCATTCCGCACGGGTTGTAGGGACCCGATCCTGGCTCCGTTTCTCTGCCGCCTCGCGCAGGACAAAGGCCTGATACTGCTTGTTACTGGCTCCTGGAGCGCCCACTGCTGCCGTCCCAGGGCTTTTCGGTTGTTCCTGTCCAGAAGGTACTGGCTGCTGCCAACCCAAGGCCATCCCGCCGATCCACGCCAGGCCGATGGCCAGCCACGCAGCGGGCAATCGCTGGAATTGTTTCCGCATCCGCCGACTGTTGCCGTATCGCATGATCCATCCTCCGTGGCAAAACCAGATGAGGGAAAGTCGCCCCGCGAATCACCCTCCATGTCCCGCAAGCCGTCCGGCATCTCCAGTGTGCGTCCGACAAGCGCAGCCGGCAAGAGGCAAGGTCCAGCCTCCGCCGCTGGCCTCCGTTCTTGCAGCCCAAGCGGTCCCATCAAGGGCGTGTGCAGTTCGGAGACGGAACTATTTCAAGGTGTAGCGCAAATGGAGACGTTGGCCGTTGCGCAGGATATTCAGGGTGATCGTATCCCCCACGAGGTAATTGCGTCGCACGTGGGCCAGCAACAGCTCTCCGCCTCCCTGGAAGGTTTGGCCGTCGATGCCGATGAGAATATCGCCTCCCCGCAGCCCGATCCGTTCGAGACTTTCATGCACCCGCTGCTGTTGTCGCAGAGCGGCTTGATTGGCGGGTAGTCCCAAGGCTCTCTTTTCCTCCGGCGTCAGATCATCGCCGACCACGGGGAGCGAGGGAAGGATGTCTAGCAGCGAGGGGCGCCACGTGATGTTGGTTTTCCGCCAGCCGGGGGGCAGTTTGAGCGTCGCGGAGAACTGCCGCTCGCCTCGCTTCCAGATCACCGGGATGCTTCCCTGCTTCGGGGCTTTGTGCAGGGCATAGGAGGCATCGGCGAAGGAGGCAACGGAATAACCGTTGAGCTGCACGAGGCGATCCCCCGCTTGCAAGCCGGCCTCGGCTGCCGGCGAGCGAGGTTGTACCGCCTGGACCAAATCGCCTTGGTCCTTGTGCAACACGATCCCGATATTCTCCGGCAAGGGATAGGACCAAATGCTGTCCCGGTCCCACGTGCCGGCGGCCTGTTCCGCAGCGCGGCGGAACTCGTTGACATTATGGCAGTGGATGCAGCCGCGATGGCGGCGGGCGGCGGGATAGTCCTCGGGCCGCACGGGAGGACCGCTCAGCCGCACAGCGGGGGGCGGCTGCTGGTGCTTCTCCAGCGCCCGTTCCAGGGCATAGCGCAAGCCCGCCAGGGACAAGCGCCCCTCACTATCGGAGGCGTCACGCCCCCCATAGCGGCCATAGATCGTCTCATCCGCGTTGAGGAAAAAGGCGTACCAGGTCACATCATAGTCGAACTCGAAGCGCCGCAGGTCCATCCCGGCAATCTTGATCAGACGCACGCGAATGAACCGCTCCGCCACATCCCGAATCTCTTTCGGCAGACGCACCACCTGTGCGTCGAACTCCGCGCAGTCCAGTCACGGCTCGCAACGGAACACCAGGAAGATCGGCTTGCCGCTCCGGCGGGCTTCGGCCCGGGCCGCCTCGTAATCCGAAAACCAGCCGTACCGGGCTGGGTCCAGCTTCTGCACATTGGACGCTCCGCTTGAAGCTAACACGCCGATCCACAGCCAGCTCATCGCCATCATGATGCTTACCACTCCGAACACTTCGCATTGAACCCAGGAACACACCATCTCCGGGAACCTTTCCTGCCGCGCCCGGTTCCCGAAGCTTCTCCGACGTTTGTCCGCGAGGGCTTACTTCCTCTCGCCCGTGCGCAGGACCTGGAAGCGGACGATCGCGGGGCCATGACCCGTGGCCGCCCATTCCAGATGGACCTGGGAGCCGACCGGCGCTGCCCGGACTGCTTGCAGCACTTCCGGGATCGGCCCCTGCACTTTGGGGTCGAACTGGACGAAGTAGGAGCGAGCCTTTTCCTCGCCGGGCGCCTGGACTTCCAGGACGACATTCTTGCCCTGCTCCTTCTTGGAACGGAGCACTCCCGTGACCGTCCCGGAGCGTTGCAGCTCGCTGACGCCGTGCTCCTTCGACTTGTCCTTGGGTTGCTCCCCGGCTTTCTTGAGCAGCTCCAGTTTCACGACCCTCGGACGCTCCTCGAATTCCCATTCCAGGCGCACCCGGCTTCCCACCGGTGTCGCCCGAATCTGGGCCACCATGGCCTTGTCCGGCCCCCCGCCCTGAGCCGGTGCACCGCCACGCCAGTGGGGAACATACCGCCGGGCCTTCTCCTCCCCGTCCGCCTTGACCTCGATCCAATTCTCGCCCTTCGCCGTGACCACACCCACAACGGTCCCTTTCCGCTGTCCCTCTTTCGGCTCCTTGGGTTCCTGCACCGCAGCGGCGGTCGCAGCGACGCTCAGCCATCCGAGCAGCAGACCCAAACCGACCATCGGCATTGTCGTACCTCGCATGGCAACTTCTCCTTGGGGATCCCTCCGCCCACCGGTCATGACCGGCACGACGGAAAACTTTTTCGCCCTCATTGCTGGAAACCCCGCTTGTTACGGCAGAGTTCTGGCTCTTTACCCTGTTGTTACACAGGCATCCCTTGCCCGGCCATTCCCCCGCCCCTTTCTTTTGTCTTTTTTGTCCACAGCGGCAGGCGGAGGCAGTCCTTCGCGTTTCCTGGCTCACACGGCCCGTCTCAGGAACCTGTCCAGCCCCCGAACCGTTCGCCTTGGCCGTCCCCTTCACTGCTGCCCTCATGACCCACCTCCTTCTGGAAATTGGAAATCCTGGGAGTTGTCACCCGAACCTTTCGTCGGGGGGTTTTGACCTCTGGGAAACCCCGCCCGTGGGCGGTTTCGCCGGTCCGCTCCACTGCGCGACCTCGGCTTCCCGCCTTTACTGAACATATGCACCATAAATTTCCAGAAGTCAAATCGGATGCGGAAAAATTTTTCCCTTTTTTTCTCTCCCGCCGCCGGAAATGCTTATCTATAAATATGTTCCGTTGACATGGGAAAGTCAAATCGGGTCATTTTTTTCTTCCGGAGTCGCCGGAGTCTGGCCTTCGGAGGTCCGGCGGAAGATCGAGATGCCCAGGAGGCGGAGCAATTGCTGCCCAGCGACGAAAAAACCAACCGTTAGCAGAAACATAAGCAAGCCCGCGAAGCGCTTTTGTCCCCGGCTCCAATTTTGCATGTCCAGGAAGGCGCTGGCGACGAAGATGATCAGCCTCAAAAAGCCCAATGTTCCGAAGAAGAGAAGCCAGCCGACCCAGTTCAACTGGTTCAAATCAAACATCTGGATACGGGCCAGAAGACCTCGGACCGGATCCGCAGGGGCAGGGGTCGGGATGCCCGTCGACGCTGGAGTCGGCGGCGTTCCAGGCTCTGCCAGGGCGGTCTCCGCTGCGGCTGCCTGCGCCCTGGTTCGATCCTCGGCCCGGCGGATGAGCAGGATGCCCAACACGATCATCGGCAGCGGCACCAAAGCCATACAGGCGAGCCAACCCAGGAGAGCACGCCCCGTCTCGGCATTCGCCACCGGGAAAATGCTCATGATCAGCAGGACGATTCCCAACCCCAGGATGACCATCCCGAACGTGCGCATGGTGTGATCTCTTCTTTCAGCCGTTGGTTTGGTTTTTTATTCTCAATTTTACCAAAGCGACGGTTCAAGGGAGCGACGCCATTTTGTCATCCTCCAGTCCGTGGGGAGGATCAGCGTGGATTCAGGTCGCGGAGGTGGCGGGCGACGGCGGCTTGGACCTGTTGCGGCGATTCGTAGGGCAGATAGACGATCCGCAGGACAAACTGATACCGCTTTTTGATCTGGACATCGGGTATCAGAAACTGGAAATCCCAGGCAGGGTTTCCTTTGCCGCCGCCGGAGGGAGATTGGGAGAAGCGGACTTGATCCTCCTTGCGGAACACGAAGGCTAAGGCCATACCGTGGCTGACACCGAAGTACCACGGCTCGGCATAGCGGTAATCCGACAGGTTGAAGACCAACGTCAGCGGGAATGGCTCCTGACGGGGAAACTCGCGGCGGTCTTCCGCACTCAAGTGGGTGGCCCATTTCCCATGCGCGGGGCTGACGCTGTGGATCCATTGGGCGGGGGCTGCCGGAGGTTTCCCTCCGTTTTGTGGGAGCAAGCGGCTGGGCCAACCGAGGAAGTGAATCCCGCCGTTTTCTGGCTGGTGGATGTAACTGGCCCAAAACAGCCCCAGGTAGCCGAAGCGAAAGGCCTTTTTGTGAGGGATGACTTCGATGGTCAATTGCAAGGCACCGTCGTCGAGCAGCTCGAACCGCTGGCAGCTTTCCACACCATAGGTGGGAGTGGGGGATTGGTACAGCTCCACAATATGGGGATGGATCTGGCGGAGTTCCATCGGCCAACGGCGGGGTTCAAACAGCCGATCCCGATCCTGATGGGCCGTGCCATCGATGATATGCTCGAAGTTCAGGCCCGCATAAGTCGGCACGAAGAGATTATCCTTACGCTGGGTATGGGTCAGCTTGGCCAGGCCGCTGTAACCGGCCTGATGGCCTGGCAGTACGTCGTCATCGACGGCGCGGTGGTCGACGATCACCGCTTCGATCGGCCCCCGCCGCAGGACCACATAAGGCTTTTTGGGCACCACATAGCGAATTGTGGGGTCCGAAAGCGTCGTGGCTTTTGGCGGCTCTCCTGACTTCTCTCCAGCGCCGGCCCAGCCGGCCCAAGCGCACGAACATACCGCTATTGCGAAAGCCCTGATCATCGTCGGCTTCTCCCCGAGAGAAATGGCTGGGGGCAGCTCG is a genomic window containing:
- a CDS encoding DUF1559 family PulG-like putative transporter; translated protein: MVHWNRPAYTLAELLVATAVVSLLLGLILPAIQKVREAANRIRCSNNLRQIGLACHSYVSREGRFPDGGTGWFVQDGWLGQLAPDYEGPSIYWTANRLASCPSRRPLTLCTVWGIVQGQHGTLSDYAAATPEDIYQSTGMNPYIAPAPQTLYGGVIVRRGGLPRSVRPESCSRGLSNILLAGEKWVPTSGYGGGLWFDDATWANGWDADVIRETTVPPEPDHRSGTGRQFGSAHPGGFQALFADGSVRWIDYAIERSLWRELARR
- a CDS encoding TIGR02996 domain-containing protein; the protein is MTRMNEHNHFQQLLWNNPDDDLPYLIYADWLEERGEAAQAEYLRLECRLRQLAGHDSELLDGIHRRIELSLALPSAWLAVHRRFTEVDFWHWPQRERCYQQPTPPVLCALSCCQDVQAARRHVNKVRQKGLYRAVEILVNRNARPLHRLQEIPELGDYDILIVRLMTEEARWVRPALQALTHFPPPVRWKTLFLECSDWTAEIVEWLQEAPAWQGLRHLHLLVFPTSGLDEPHLWQRLYQAHWLRHLRGLRLQLPSPQAYESLLACGPWPHVQWLEWDLLDLLAHVEQVEVPLGHLAQAFPNLRGLRVMGGLATPGKAQESSGAWPHLRFLDLRPSRNAPALLGALQAQPLCTQLQELSLMLPADFPKQLLVQFFTGTRWPALRSLSLWGPVASVRLWQAIRSHPDLQQLRYLHLGGVWSAPEAPQTVRTLFRYGSLPHLLHLGLSGLAVSASSVQDLVARHCHNLRLLNLGACRLLGKTPLRRRFRHPLSYPHIFWPASLQ
- a CDS encoding DUF1559 domain-containing protein; translated protein: MGPRGKPGFTLIELLVVIAIIAILIGLLLPAVQKVREAASRMTCANNLKQLALALHSYHDSNERLPGAVEQGGGRYSSLFVEVLPYIEQDPLYKQWDFTTPLTNGTTGRSATRIKVYLCPSHPEADRTITLGSGAYAFTTYGGNGGTRPFPPALSPVDGVFHTTGPGSQPVPNQRGVKLEHIKDGTSNTLMLGERIIGDGNLDTFLGAWSAGVITPPPDPPLQSVAAYAVWAPPPGPNAAGGLLGATAPINYRHGTIWSPPASPFPGVPPPPPPPVPWSTLGPQWWARLAAYGSFHPHGVNVALADGSIRFLSATTSLPTLAALSTRAAGDLATLE
- a CDS encoding SMP-30/gluconolactonase/LRE family protein, translated to MRYGNSRRMRKQFQRLPAAWLAIGLAWIGGMALGWQQPVPSGQEQPKSPGTAAVGAPGASNKQYQAFVLREAAEKRSQDRVPTTRAEWEKQAAEIRRRLYEAWGGAACFVTPPCPLEPQQHGEPLRREGYTVEKISFQTRPGVRMTANLYIPDAARKKPAPAILMVHGHWRLAKQEPTVQMRCIGAAKLGFVVLCVDAFGAGERGIGTALGEYHGEMTAATLLPSGLTLCGLQVYENMRAVDYLETRPEVDKSRIGITGASGGGNQTMYAAAWDTRLRCAVPVCSVGNYQAYLHTACCMCEVVPGALSWTEEWAVLALIAPRPLMVINAAKDSIQFSPGEAKKSLARVAPVYQLYGQADRLRHVIFDEGHGYSKAMREAMYGFMCLHLKGEGDGSPIPEPPATPEKPEDLRCYPNDTRPKEFVTVPKLAFQEARRAVEAADQRLQAGKWDEARGWLQRWLEEESRACGGKLHPQVEKHADGSRTVQWQPAPGITLTARLESGKSQVIVMLLHMDGAQAARQSQLYHLAQRSGLRVVTLDLRATGPLAPERNRVGRAVDHNAAQWGLWLGRPLFQQWLWDIHSLVRVLRDMGEVAERSILYVGEGPAGLLALAAAAVSQDGVEYGAAAVNSPVTLMTDRPYENFRLGLIVPGLFRMCGDVPHLAALARITPLAIAGGTDPQGRPLGSAEVQAAYRRTVEAAQRDKQVQRRIIFTTPEKLFVDLGVATVQEFTNHPIFEPGARLQVLSAPGTAGEGPAWDPQWGVLTSGAKGIYQWTPDGQSRLWREKAGTNGLLFDRDGTLVCCEPAFRSVSRIDRQGKRTVLTDRFNGKKYNQPNDLTIDSRGRIYFSDPRYGDRSDMQQRDEQGRTIEGVYRIDPDGSVHRVLGREVERANGVLVSADDRYLFVADNNNDTVGGARKLWRFRLKPDGTVEPKSQKLLYDWGQGRGPDGIKQDVQGRLYVAAGLNRPHPPAEPATNVPGGIYVIDPAEGQLLAFLPVPTDEVTNCAFGGDDRRTLFITAGGILYSIRTTTPGRILWPPRSRD
- a CDS encoding Trx7/PDZ domain-containing (seleno)protein, with the translated sequence MMAMSWLWIGVLASSGASNVQKLDPARYGWFSDYEAARAEARRSGKPIFLVFRCEPULDCAEFDAQVVRLPKEIRDVAERFIRVRLIKIAGMDLRRFEFDYDVTWYAFFLNADETIYGRYGGRDASDSEGRLSLAGLRYALERALEKHQQPPPAVRLSGPPVRPEDYPAARRHRGCIHCHNVNEFRRAAEQAAGTWDRDSIWSYPLPENIGIVLHKDQGDLVQAVQPRSPAAEAGLQAGDRLVQLNGYSVASFADASYALHKAPKQGSIPVIWKRGERQFSATLKLPPGWRKTNITWRPSLLDILPSLPVVGDDLTPEEKRALGLPANQAALRQQQRVHESLERIGLRGGDILIGIDGQTFQGGGELLLAHVRRNYLVGDTITLNILRNGQRLHLRYTLK